AACTCTGATCAATCGGTGCGGCGCCTCAAGGGGAATAGCCGTCCGATTCTGAATCAGCAGGTACGGAGCATCATGCTGGCGGCCCTGCGCAGTGTCGATTTTGTGACTATTTTTGATGATTCGGATCCCCTCCGTTTGATTACGCTGCTGGAGCCTGATATCCTGGTAAAAGGTGGAGACTGGCCGGTGGAAGAGATTGTCGGCCATCAACTGGTGGCAAGCCGCGGTGGACAGGTTTACAGCCTGCCGTTCGTTGGCTCCTATTCCACC
The window above is part of the Candidatus Anaeroferrophillus wilburensis genome. Proteins encoded here:
- the rfaE2 gene encoding D-glycero-beta-D-manno-heptose 1-phosphate adenylyltransferase is translated as MKTLESHILSAEQLKEHLDRLRHEGKKVVFTNGCFDLLHPGHVTYLEQARGLGDLLVVAINSDQSVRRLKGNSRPILNQQVRSIMLAALRSVDFVTIFDDSDPLRLITLLEPDILVKGGDWPVEEIVGHQLVASRGGQVYSLPFVGSYSTSSIIHDILSRYRCSPE